TGTCAGTCAGAATAGATGCTCTCGTATGCGATGATGAACAGGTTAGAAAATTAGGAATTGAAGTCGGCGATTTTATTTTTTACGATACAAGATTTGAAACAACAGATACGGGATTTGTGAAGTCAAGATTTTTAGATGACAAGGCATGCGCAGCAGTAATGATTGAGCTGATTAAAGAATATGCGAAGTCAGGCAAAGCTAAGAATGTAGGATTTTATTTTTCGAATTATGAAGAAGTAGGGCACGGCTCATGCGTGGGCATTCCCTCTTCAACAAAGGAACTGCTTGTACTCGATATGGCTGTAGTGGGTGACGGATGCACAGGCCAGGAAGATGCTGTTTCGATTTGCGTGAAGGATTCATCGGGTCCTTATGATTTCACAGTAAATGAAAAACTTCGTAAGCTTGCGGAGAAAAATAAAATAAATCACGTAATAGATATATATCCCTATTACAACTCTGACGGAAGCGCAGCAGTGCGTTCCGGTTATGATGTTAAAGTAGGGTTAATCGGTCCCGGAGTATCAGCTTCGCACGGAGTAGAACGCACTCACGAAAAGGGACTTGAGGCAACATACAAACTAACAAAAGCATATATAGAAAATTTTTAAAAGTTTTTCCACATTAAATTCAGATGACTCACCTTTATTGTAAATATAAGGCCTGTCATCTTTTTTTATATAAGAAAAGTTTCGATAATGTTTCCCCCTCCTTACTAAGGAGAGCTTGTCCCGCACTTGATGCGGGAGGGCGGTTAAAGGAAAGAGCAATTTTTGTCTGCAAGTTCCCATTAACCCCTCCCTGACCCTCCCCTTAGTAAGGGGAGGGGAGAAGAACTTTATAAGTTAACCACCCCCTACCCCCTCCTTGAAAAGGAGGGGGGTGAAAGACAATTTGTTTTGAAGGGGAACATGTATAAAAAAATTTAAATGTCTGAACAAAAGAAAATAATTTTATCTGGAATGAGGCCGACGGGAGCCCTGCACATTGGGCACTACGTAGGCGCGCTTGAAAACTGGATAACATTGCAGAATGATTATCAGAACTATCATCTGATAGCTGATTATCATACGCTCACAACTTCTCTTGATACAGAGAATGTTTACAAAGATTCGATTGATATGGTAATTGACTGGATTGCATGCGGAATTGACCCGGAGAAGTCCCCTATTTTCAGACAGTCAAAAATAAAACAGCATACTGAGCTTCATCTGATTTTTTCTATGCTGATTACGAAGAATAGATTAGAAAAAAATCCTACACTGAAGGAACAGATACGTGATTTAAAAATGCAGTCTGTATCATATGGACATCTTGGCTACCCTGTATTGCAGTCAGCAGATATTTTATTGTACAAAGGTAATGCAGTTCCCGTCGGCGAAGACCAGGTGCCGCACGTAGAAATTACGAGACACATTGCAGAGCATTTTAATCAGGCATTTGAACTTAACGGAAAGAAAATTTTTCCGATACCTGAACCTAAGATTACGAAGTTTGCAAGACTGCCCGGACTTGACGGCAAGGCAAAGATGAGCAAGTCGCTCGGCAACGGAATTTTACTTTCAGATTCACATGATGAAATAAAAGCAAAGATGAAGAAGGCATTTACCGACCCGGCAAAGCTTAGAAAAGGCGACCCGGGTAATCCCGATATATGTTTAGTTTACTTGTATCATCAGAAATTTAATCCCGAAGAAGAGCCGGAAATAAGAGAAGGATGTCAAAGCGGAACTTTAGGGTGTTTTGATTGTAAAATGAAGTGTGCGGATAAGATAGCAGGACACTTCGCGCCCGTCCGTGAAAAAAGAGCAGAGCTTGAAAAAGATTTAAGTAAAGTTCTTGAAATAGTTGAAGACGGTGAAACACGAGCAAGAAAAGTCGCAGAAGAAACGATGATTGAAGTAAGAGAAGCGATGAAATTCGGTTAGTTTTAATTAACCACATCCCGCTAAAGCGGGACAGGAATTACACGGATTATTTTTACAGATTACACAGATTTTTTTAAAATATATTACAGATTTTGATTATACATAGATAGACTCTGTGTTCTTTGTGAGTAAAATCTGTGAAATCTGTGGTAAATTTAACAGAATTGTAATTTGATTTAGTATAAGCAATATTTGTTATTCCGCAGAAAATTTCCTTTGAAAATTGGCTAAAAACGCAGAAAAAGATAAACAATTACAGGAAGAATTAAAGAAAAACGGCGAAATCCCCAAACATGTTGCAATCATTATGGACGGCAACGGAAGATGGGCGAAATCAAAGGGCTATAACAGGGTGTTCGGGCATAAGGAAGGTGTTAATTCTGCAAGAGATATTGTTGAAGCATGCGTTGAGTTAGGCGGTATTAAATACCTGACTCTTTATACTTTCTCAACAGAAAACTGGAAGAGACCGAAGAATGAAGTTTCAGTCCTGATGACATTACTGATTAAAGCAATCAGAGGCGAGACAGAGAGGCTCCATCAAAACGGGGTAAGACTTATTGCATCGGGAAATCTTGCAACGCTTCCTGATAAAGTTATGGCCGAGCTGAACGACTGTATGGAATATACAAAGCATAATAAAAGATTAACTCTCAATCTTGCTTTGAGTTATAGCGGAAGATGGGATATAGTTAATGCAGTTAAGAACATAGCAAAAGATTACAAGAACGGAAAAATAACACAGACAGATATTAACGATGAATTATTTTCGGATTACCTTGTAACAAAATCAATTCCGGACCCTGATTTAATGATACGCACAGGCGGCGATTACAGGATAAGTAATTTTTTATTATGGCAGCTGGCCTACTCTGAAATTTATATAGATACAATTTACTGGCCGGATTTCAAAAGAAACAGTTTTTACAAAGCAATAGCAGAATATCAAAAACGCGAACGAAGATTCGGTCTTGTAAGCGAACAAATACAAAAGAAATAAACAAAACTTAATGCTCAACCACAGAAAAGTATTTTTATATTTATTATCGTTATTCATTTTTTCTTCCCTCTTATTTTCAGCTGAAAATATTTACTCGCAAACAGGCCCGCCTGTATATAAAATTGTAAGTATAAACACCAAGGGTAACAAAAATTACGATTCAAAAACAATTGTTTCATACACAGGTCTTCAGGTCGGACAGGAAATAGGAGTTCCGTCAGAAGAAACAAGAGATGCAGTAAAGAAGTTATGGAATCTCGGCTTATTTTCAGATATTAAAATTTACATAGATAAAAAATTCGGTACAGATGCTTACTTAGTTGTTGAAGTTGCAGAGTATCCAAGAATAGAATCTATAGAAATCACCGGCAACGATGATATGAGTACAAAGGATTTAGAATCCAAAATTAATTTAGTTAAGGGTGAAGTTATAACCGATCAGAAACTTAAAGATGTAGAATACAATCTCGGGAAATACTATGCAGATGAGGGTTATGCGCTTGCTACAATAAAGACCGATATGCTTGTATCTGCCAGCAATGAAGCAAGAATAAGAGTAAAGATAAATGAGGGCAAGAGCTTAACAGTAAGAAATATCAATTTTCAGGGAAACACCATCAAGTCAGGTGACCTGAAAGATGCCATGAAGGAAACTTCCGAAAAAGTGTGGTGGAAATTCTGGGAAGGCGCTAAGTTTGATAAGAAAAAATTTGAAGAAGATAAAAAATCCATTATTAATCTCTACAAAGAAAAAGGATACAAGGATGCAACTATAGTTGATAACGGGTTGAAGGACGAACTGAAGATAGATGCCGCAAAAGAAAATGTTAACATTTTAATTAAAATTGACGAGGGTAAAAAGTTTTATATAAACAACATAAAGTTTGAAGGAAATAAGCTATACAGTGATTCTCTTTTAAAAGGAAAGTTAGGCCTTAAAAAAGGTGACGTTTACAACATAAAAAAATTACAGCAGAATATTTTTAACAATGAGTCTGAAACAGACATTAGCTCAACATACCTCGATAACGGGTATCTTGCATTCAATGCTGATATAGACGAAAAAGTTGTCGGTGATAATAAAGTAGATTTAAAAATAAAAATAACTGAGAATAATCCTTTCAAATTTGGACTGGTAAACTTTGACGGCAACGATAAAACAAAAGATAAGGTTTTAAGAAGAGAATTGTACTCTATTCCCGGAGATTTTTTTACAAAGAGCTCTGTAAAAAGAAGTATGGAACAGTTAAGAGCGCTGAACTATTTCAATCCTGAAAAACTGAATTACGATATTTCTTTGGCAAACGATTCCACCGTGAATATGAAATACATTGTTGAAGAACGTTCAAGCGACCAGTTCAATGCTTCAGTCGGTTACAGCGGAAGTTTTGGTATTACAGGTTCATTAGGACTTACATTTAATAACTTTGATATTGCAGAACCTCTTTCAGGCGGTGCCGGACAGATTTTAAACTTCAACTGGCAGTTTGGTGAAGGCGGTACTTACAGAACTTTCT
The genomic region above belongs to Bacteroidota bacterium and contains:
- a CDS encoding M42 family metallopeptidase, translated to MKNVVSTLKEILAIHSPTGYTIEVINHIESLFKDSKLHIKKTNKGSLLVSFTENPELVITGHIDTLGAMVKEINKDGTLVITELGSYPLNSFEGEYVTIRNSKGKFFRGTFLLNNPASHVNRKVGTDARSLENMSVRIDALVCDDEQVRKLGIEVGDFIFYDTRFETTDTGFVKSRFLDDKACAAVMIELIKEYAKSGKAKNVGFYFSNYEEVGHGSCVGIPSSTKELLVLDMAVVGDGCTGQEDAVSICVKDSSGPYDFTVNEKLRKLAEKNKINHVIDIYPYYNSDGSAAVRSGYDVKVGLIGPGVSASHGVERTHEKGLEATYKLTKAYIENF
- the trpS gene encoding tryptophan--tRNA ligase yields the protein MSEQKKIILSGMRPTGALHIGHYVGALENWITLQNDYQNYHLIADYHTLTTSLDTENVYKDSIDMVIDWIACGIDPEKSPIFRQSKIKQHTELHLIFSMLITKNRLEKNPTLKEQIRDLKMQSVSYGHLGYPVLQSADILLYKGNAVPVGEDQVPHVEITRHIAEHFNQAFELNGKKIFPIPEPKITKFARLPGLDGKAKMSKSLGNGILLSDSHDEIKAKMKKAFTDPAKLRKGDPGNPDICLVYLYHQKFNPEEEPEIREGCQSGTLGCFDCKMKCADKIAGHFAPVREKRAELEKDLSKVLEIVEDGETRARKVAEETMIEVREAMKFG
- a CDS encoding isoprenyl transferase codes for the protein MAKNAEKDKQLQEELKKNGEIPKHVAIIMDGNGRWAKSKGYNRVFGHKEGVNSARDIVEACVELGGIKYLTLYTFSTENWKRPKNEVSVLMTLLIKAIRGETERLHQNGVRLIASGNLATLPDKVMAELNDCMEYTKHNKRLTLNLALSYSGRWDIVNAVKNIAKDYKNGKITQTDINDELFSDYLVTKSIPDPDLMIRTGGDYRISNFLLWQLAYSEIYIDTIYWPDFKRNSFYKAIAEYQKRERRFGLVSEQIQKK
- the bamA gene encoding outer membrane protein assembly factor BamA, with the translated sequence MLNHRKVFLYLLSLFIFSSLLFSAENIYSQTGPPVYKIVSINTKGNKNYDSKTIVSYTGLQVGQEIGVPSEETRDAVKKLWNLGLFSDIKIYIDKKFGTDAYLVVEVAEYPRIESIEITGNDDMSTKDLESKINLVKGEVITDQKLKDVEYNLGKYYADEGYALATIKTDMLVSASNEARIRVKINEGKSLTVRNINFQGNTIKSGDLKDAMKETSEKVWWKFWEGAKFDKKKFEEDKKSIINLYKEKGYKDATIVDNGLKDELKIDAAKENVNILIKIDEGKKFYINNIKFEGNKLYSDSLLKGKLGLKKGDVYNIKKLQQNIFNNESETDISSTYLDNGYLAFNADIDEKVVGDNKVDLKIKITENNPFKFGLVNFDGNDKTKDKVLRRELYSIPGDFFTKSSVKRSMEQLRALNYFNPEKLNYDISLANDSTVNMKYIVEERSSDQFNASVGYSGSFGITGSLGLTFNNFDIAEPLSGGAGQILNFNWQFGEGGTYRTFSIGFTEPWLYNTPTSLGVNLYDTRQNYSYDIRETGAYVTIGRRLKWPDDFFRVDYQVKYQKTDVINGDNYYQTGVRDQIALKQILTRSSVFDPVFPTSGTKFQLSTELSGGPFLPGNTEYIKNIFTIDAYEALTRDRKLVLYSNFNFSFINSLADDKYLPPTEVFYMGGNGLTYNTISLRGYDDRNVGPKSTSNSPIGGKVAVKYSAELRYALSLDPLPIFILAFADAGNVWGDIKKTDPFDLRRSVGFGTRLLLPAVGLVGFDFGYGFDRLIEDKQDPKWLFHFQFGRGF